A portion of the Bombina bombina isolate aBomBom1 chromosome 11, aBomBom1.pri, whole genome shotgun sequence genome contains these proteins:
- the CABP5 gene encoding calcium-binding protein 5, translating into MGNLGPSSQYNQNECAQKAGGAVSRFRRKLTITETELALPVLAIGTMQGLGPACIFLRKGIAEKQGYRELGTDEIEELRDAFVEFDKDKDGFITCKDLGNLMRIMGYMPTEMELIELSQQINMNLGGRVDFQDFVELMTPKLLEETAGMIGVKELRDAFKEFDANGDGEITLDELQQAMQRLLGEKLTTSEIADVVREADLNGDGTVDFEEFVRMMSR; encoded by the exons ATGGGAAATTTGGGTCCAAGCAGTCAATACAATCAGAACGAGTGTGCACAAAAG GCTGGGGGAGCTGTCTCACGATTTCGTCGGAAACTGACAATCACTGAAACCGAACTGGCTTTACCAGTTCTTGCAATTGGAACTATGCAAGGTCTTGGTCCTGCTTGTATCTTCCTGCGCAAGGGCATTGCTGAGAAGCAAGGG TATCGAGAGCTGGGTACAGATGAGATAGAAG AGCTTCGAGATGCTTTTGTGGAGTTTGATAAAGACAAAGATGGGTTTATAACCTGCAAAGACCTGGGAAATCTGATGAGAATCATGGGATACATGCCTACTGAGATGGAGCTTATTGAGCTTTCCCAGCAGATCAATATGAACC TTGGGGGCCGAGTAGATTTTCAAGATTTTGTTGAGCTCATGACCCCAAAGTTGCTGGAGGAGACAGCCGGAATGATTGGAGTGAAAGAATTGAGAGACGCCTTTAAAGAG TTTGATGCGAACGGTGATGGGGAGATAACACTGGATGAACTACAACAAGCCATGCAGAGGCTTCTAGGAGAGAAACTGACGACCAGCGAGATTGCAGATGTGGTGCGAGAGGCCGATCTGAATGGAGATGGGACTGTGGATTTTGAAG AGTTTGTCCGAATGATGTCACGCTGA